The DNA segment TCCAGGCCCAGGCCATCCCGGTGCAGATGGAAGGGAAGGACATGATCGGCCAGGCCCAGACAGGAACGGGAAAGACGGCCGCCTTTGGCATCCCGCTTTTGGAGCGGGTGTCGCCGAAGAGCCGGAAGACCCAGGCCATCGTCCTCTGCCCCACGAGGGAGCTGGCGATCCAGGTGGCCGACGAGCTCCGGCGCCTTGCGAAATACCTGCACGGCATCAAGGTTCTGCCGGTCTACGGCGGCCAGGAGATTGTAAAGCAGATCCGCTCCTTAAAGGGCGGCGTCCAGATCATTGTCGGGACGCCAGGCCGTGTCATGGATCACATGCGGAGAAAGACCATCCGCACCGATGACATCCACACGGTTGTCTTAGACGAGGCCGATGAGATGTTAAACATGGGCTTTTTAGAGGACATGGAGACGATTTTAAGCCAGATGCCCGAAGAGCGCCAGACCGTCATGTTTTCGGCCACGATGCCGGAGGCTATTGCGGAGATTGCCAGAAAATTCCAGAAATCGCCGGAGATGGTGCGGGTCGTAAAGAAAGAGCTGACGGTGCCGAAGGTGACGCAGTATTACTATGAGGTGAAGCCGCGGAACAAGGTGGAGGTCATGTGCCGTCTTTTAGACCTGTACTCGCCGAAGCTTTCCGTGGTGTTCTGCAACACGAAAAAGCAGGTGGATGAGCTTGTGCAGGCGCTCCAGGGCCGCGGCTACTTCGCCGAGGGGCTTCACGGCGACTTAAAGCAGGAACAGCGAGACCGTGTCATGGACAGCTTCCGGAACGGGGCCACGGAAATCCTCGTGGCGACAGACGTGGCTGCCAGAGGCATCGACGTGGACGACGTGGAGGCTGTGTTCAACTTCGACATCCCCCAGGACGACGAGTATTATGTACACCGGATCGGAAGAACCGGCCGCGCCGGGAGAGAGGGACGCGCCTTCAGCCTGGCCGTCGGAAGCGAGGTTTATAAGCTCCGCGACATCCAGCGGTTCTGCAAGACGCGGATTGTGCCGCAGCCGATCCCGTCCTTAAACGATGTGACGGCCATCAAGGCAGAAAAAATCCTCGACCAGGTGCAGGAGCTGATCCGCGAGGGTGAGCTGGATAAGATGGCGCGGATCGTGGAAAAGCGGCTTCTGGCAGAGGATTACACGTCTTTAGAGCTGGCGGCGGCATTCCTTAAGATGACCATGGGCGACGACTACGAGGACATTGCTGAGGAAGCGTACCCGCTCCGCGACCTGGAAGACCTGGGAAGCCGCCGTAGTAACGGCCGGGGGAACGGAAGGCGCCGCGGACGCAGGGATGACGACGAATACGTGGACCGCAGGACGGCGAGAAACGGCATGACGCGGCTTTTCATCAACCTTGGAAAGAACCAGAACGTTAAGCCCGGCGACATCCTGGGCGCCATTGCCGGGGAGTCCGGCATGCCGGGACGTCTCGTGGGCAGTATCGACATGTACGACAAGTACACTTTCGTGGAGGTGCCGAGGGATCAGGCGGATATCGTGTTAAACGCAATGAACCATGTGAAAATTAAAGGACGGAACGTAAGAATGGAAGTGGCAGGCGCTGCGAGGAAATAGAAGGGCAGTGACGGATGCTTCTTATATAAAGAGTGGCAGATGAAGCGCGGGTCTCCGGGAATGGGAGGCCCGCGCTTGTTTAAAGCATATCCTGAACATGAATTGGCAGTTGTGGAAGCTTCCCTCCCCGCCTTTGACGGCGGGGAATAATATTTCTAACTGCCGGCTTCCTTTTTCGCCAACTATCGGATTTATTTGCAGCCAATCGTCGGAAAAATATTCAGCCAACCGTCGGAAAAAACTTGTAAAATTCACAGTTATGGCGCATAATAAAAACAACGTGAATGGAAACGAGGTGTTCCGAATGGAAAATTACAGAAAGAGAATCGCTGACGATATTCTAAAACGCAAACTGGAGGGCAAGGGGGCGGTCTTGATAGAAGGACCAAAATGGTGCGGCAAAACCACAACTGCCGAGCAGATTGCCGCCAGTATCTTGTATATGGATGACCCGGAAAAGAAAGAACAGAACATCACTATGTCTGAACTGAACCCAAAGCGCCTGTTAAAGGGTGCTGCACCGAGGCTTATCGACGAATGGCAGCTTGCCCCAAAACTTTGGGATGCCATTCGCTTTGAAGTTGACCATCGCCGTGAACTTGGACAGTTTGTGCTTACCGGTTCCGCTGTCCCTGCTGACACCAAGGAAATCACCCACTCCGGTACAGGACGATTTACCTGGCTGACAATGAGACCTATGAGCTTATACGAATCAGGAGATTCTACGGGAGATGTCAGCTTAAAAAGCTTATTCGACGGAGAAACAGAGGTTGACGGCGGCTCCAATCTCAGCATTGACCGTTTGGCCTTCCTTGTATGTCGAGGAGGCTGGCCGCAAGCGGTAGATATGCGTGATGAGATTGCACTTGATCAGGCAATAGACTATTACGATGCTGTTGTCCATTCCGACATTAACCGGGCAGACAACGTGCAGAAGAATCCCGAAAGAGTCAAAAGACTTATGCGTTCCTACGCAAGGAACCAGGGTGCTCAAGTACCAAACACAGTTCTAGCACAGGACATTGCGGCCAATGATGAGTTCACAATCAATGAAGAAACGGTTGCTTCCTATGTAAACGCTCTCCGAAAAATCTTTGTAGTCGAAGATATGCCTGCATGGAATCCGAATCTCCGCTCAAAAACTGCGATTCGCTCGTCTGACACTCGGTATTATGTTGACCCTTCTATCGCTGCTGCGGCTTTGGGCATCGGTCCGAATGATTTGGTGAATGACTTAAAGACTTTCGGATTTCTCTTTGAAACGCTTTGCATCAGAGACCTTCGTGTATTTGCGGATGCTCTGAATGGTGAGGTTTACCATTATCGAGACAAAGACGGACAAGAATGCGATGCGGTCGTTCATTTGAGAAACGGCAAATACGGTCTCATTGAAATCAAGCTTGGCGGCGATAAGTTCATTGAGGAAGGTGCAAAGAGTCTGAAATCCATGGAAGCGAAGATCGATACCGATAAAATGAAAGCTCCGTCTTTCCTCATGGTTTTGACGGGGAACGGTGACTGGGCATATCGCCGTCATGATGGAGTATATGTTGTTCCCATCGGCTGCTTAAAAAGCTAAATTAGAGAACAGAATGAAGTGATGGAGTCCGTGTGTGTGGCCCGCTTGGACGTTTCCTGGAAAGATTTCCCGGCATTTTGCCGGGATTTTTTCCTGTACACGATGATTTTAGTAGTTAACAAACCGCCATGGATATGTTAAAATGAACCATAGCAAAAACTTAGGGCCAGATGGCCGGTAAAAGGGGGAGAATTGCCGATGACAGGAAATTACATGGCCTACATAGGCTCTTATTCCTATACGGGGAAGGCAAAAGGGATTACGGTTTACGACGTGGATGTGGAAGCGGGGACATTTATTTACCGCTGTGAGGTAGAAGTGGACAACTCTTCCTATGTACAGGCCTCCAACAACGGGAAAATCCTGTACTCCATCGCAGATGAAGGCGTCGTATCGTTCCGGATCCTGGAAAACGGAAGTCTGTCGAGGATCAACAGCGCCAACATCAAGGGGATGCGCGGCTGCCATCTGTCGACGGATACGGATAACAAGTATATTTTTGTTTCGGGGTATCATGACGGGAAAATGACGGTATTAAAGCTTAATAAGGACGGTTCCGTGGGCCGGATCACTGACGGCGTGTTCCACAAGGGCCTGGGCAGCGTTGCGGAGCGGAACTACCGCCCCCACGTGAGCTGCAGCCGCCTGACGCCGGACGGCCGGTTTCTGATGGTGGCAGATCTTGGAATCGACCAGATTAAGGTGTACCGTTTTGATAAGAACGAGGGACGTGTCATGCTGGTGGACACGATCCGCTGCGAGCTGGAATCGGCGCCGAAGCGGTTTATTTTCAGCCAGGATGGCCGGTTCTTCTATGTGCTTTATGAACTGAAAAATGTGATCGACGTGTTTTCCTACAAAGAGGGGGAGAGGACGCCGATTGTGGAGAAAATCCAGACGGTTTCCACCACGGGCGGTGAGACAAGCCGGATGACGGCGGCCTGCGCCATGCGGTTTACGCCGGATGAAAAGCATCTGTTCTGCTCGAATGCCGGGGACAATACGGTATCCCTTTACGAGAGGGACGCAGAGACCGGGCTTCTGACCTTCAAATTCTGCCTGCCCATCAGCGGCGATTACCCGAAGGACATCGCTGTTTTCCCGGACGGAAAGCATCTGGCTTCCATCAACCATGAGGGCTCCGTTTCGTTCTTCCGCGTGGACTACGAAAAGGGACTCCTCGTCATGAGCAGCAGGAGCATTCCCATCAACGAGCCCAACTGCTGTGAGATCGTCAAGATAAGATAGGAGACAAAAGGAATGGCTGCTGGCTCAACAACAGGGACAATTTTTAAAGTAACCACATGGGGCGAATCCCACGGAAAGGCCATCGGCGTCGTCGTGGACGGCTGTCCGGCGGGACTGCCTTTAAAGGAAGCGGATATTCAGGAATACCTGGATCGGAGAAAGCCGGGCCAGAGCCGCTATGCCACGAAGCGGAACGAGGCTGACGAGGTGGAAATTCTCTCCGGCGTATTCGAGGGGAAGACGACGGGAACGCCGATTTCCATGATTGTGAGAAATACGGATCAGAGGTCAAAGGATTACAGCCAGATTGCCTC comes from the Eubacteriaceae bacterium Marseille-Q4139 genome and includes:
- a CDS encoding DEAD/DEAH box helicase, which encodes METVKFEELQLNDKILRAVTDMGFEAASPIQAQAIPVQMEGKDMIGQAQTGTGKTAAFGIPLLERVSPKSRKTQAIVLCPTRELAIQVADELRRLAKYLHGIKVLPVYGGQEIVKQIRSLKGGVQIIVGTPGRVMDHMRRKTIRTDDIHTVVLDEADEMLNMGFLEDMETILSQMPEERQTVMFSATMPEAIAEIARKFQKSPEMVRVVKKELTVPKVTQYYYEVKPRNKVEVMCRLLDLYSPKLSVVFCNTKKQVDELVQALQGRGYFAEGLHGDLKQEQRDRVMDSFRNGATEILVATDVAARGIDVDDVEAVFNFDIPQDDEYYVHRIGRTGRAGREGRAFSLAVGSEVYKLRDIQRFCKTRIVPQPIPSLNDVTAIKAEKILDQVQELIREGELDKMARIVEKRLLAEDYTSLELAAAFLKMTMGDDYEDIAEEAYPLRDLEDLGSRRSNGRGNGRRRGRRDDDEYVDRRTARNGMTRLFINLGKNQNVKPGDILGAIAGESGMPGRLVGSIDMYDKYTFVEVPRDQADIVLNAMNHVKIKGRNVRMEVAGAARK
- a CDS encoding lactonase family protein — encoded protein: MTGNYMAYIGSYSYTGKAKGITVYDVDVEAGTFIYRCEVEVDNSSYVQASNNGKILYSIADEGVVSFRILENGSLSRINSANIKGMRGCHLSTDTDNKYIFVSGYHDGKMTVLKLNKDGSVGRITDGVFHKGLGSVAERNYRPHVSCSRLTPDGRFLMVADLGIDQIKVYRFDKNEGRVMLVDTIRCELESAPKRFIFSQDGRFFYVLYELKNVIDVFSYKEGERTPIVEKIQTVSTTGGETSRMTAACAMRFTPDEKHLFCSNAGDNTVSLYERDAETGLLTFKFCLPISGDYPKDIAVFPDGKHLASINHEGSVSFFRVDYEKGLLVMSSRSIPINEPNCCEIVKIR
- a CDS encoding ATP-binding protein, translated to MENYRKRIADDILKRKLEGKGAVLIEGPKWCGKTTTAEQIAASILYMDDPEKKEQNITMSELNPKRLLKGAAPRLIDEWQLAPKLWDAIRFEVDHRRELGQFVLTGSAVPADTKEITHSGTGRFTWLTMRPMSLYESGDSTGDVSLKSLFDGETEVDGGSNLSIDRLAFLVCRGGWPQAVDMRDEIALDQAIDYYDAVVHSDINRADNVQKNPERVKRLMRSYARNQGAQVPNTVLAQDIAANDEFTINEETVASYVNALRKIFVVEDMPAWNPNLRSKTAIRSSDTRYYVDPSIAAAALGIGPNDLVNDLKTFGFLFETLCIRDLRVFADALNGEVYHYRDKDGQECDAVVHLRNGKYGLIEIKLGGDKFIEEGAKSLKSMEAKIDTDKMKAPSFLMVLTGNGDWAYRRHDGVYVVPIGCLKS